One stretch of Azoarcus sp. KH32C DNA includes these proteins:
- a CDS encoding 2-hydroxyacyl-CoA dehydratase subunit D codes for MNTVLDKFAQAAQRPYEHVKAWKHERGVKAVGTLPMHFPAEIIHATGALPVIVQEMPDAITSGGGAMYPFFCGYTRSIVDQVTEDQLGFLDAIMFTDHCVQLLSAADVIRISRPETTIHFHQLIASLRQPWSLESSVKTLRELVADLEEMLGVVVTEEALRHSISVFNENRRLIRDLYQMRRTGQIQLRASQMQHIVKSSMVMDKETHNALLRELIASLKTSTAPRSDKVAIYVSGHLCHAPRPEILDLIEDCGAAIVDDDLYTGYRYVSTDVDAEIGDPIVALATAYIRKNDNVPCPTRIDPEVDWEEWLLGAVDRCGAQGLVVLLVKFCEPHYFAYPRIKAAFERNDVPHLMIETEHDGVAMENVRTKVESFVEMIKVQRAARAVAA; via the coding sequence ATGAACACGGTTCTGGATAAATTTGCGCAAGCGGCGCAACGGCCATACGAACACGTCAAGGCGTGGAAGCACGAGCGTGGCGTCAAGGCGGTGGGGACTCTTCCGATGCATTTCCCGGCGGAGATCATTCACGCCACGGGTGCCTTGCCGGTAATCGTCCAGGAAATGCCCGACGCGATCACGAGCGGTGGCGGCGCGATGTACCCATTCTTCTGCGGCTACACCCGCAGCATCGTGGACCAGGTCACTGAGGATCAGCTCGGTTTTCTTGATGCGATCATGTTTACCGATCACTGCGTCCAGTTGCTGAGTGCCGCCGACGTGATCCGGATTTCGCGCCCGGAGACCACGATCCATTTTCATCAGTTGATCGCCTCCCTGCGCCAGCCCTGGTCGCTCGAAAGCTCGGTCAAGACTTTGCGCGAGCTCGTCGCCGACCTCGAAGAGATGCTCGGCGTCGTCGTCACCGAGGAGGCGCTGCGCCACAGCATCAGCGTATTCAACGAAAACCGTCGCCTGATCCGTGACCTGTACCAGATGCGCAGGACGGGTCAGATTCAGCTCCGCGCGTCGCAGATGCAGCACATCGTCAAGTCGAGCATGGTGATGGATAAGGAGACGCACAATGCGCTGCTCCGCGAGTTGATCGCTTCACTCAAGACGTCGACGGCGCCCCGCTCGGACAAGGTGGCAATCTACGTGTCGGGGCACTTGTGCCACGCCCCGCGACCCGAGATTCTCGATCTGATCGAGGACTGTGGCGCGGCGATCGTCGACGATGACCTCTACACCGGCTATCGATACGTGTCCACCGACGTCGACGCGGAGATCGGTGACCCGATCGTAGCCCTTGCGACGGCCTACATCCGCAAGAACGACAACGTCCCGTGTCCGACCCGGATCGATCCGGAAGTCGACTGGGAGGAGTGGCTGCTTGGCGCCGTGGATCGGTGCGGTGCGCAAGGGCTGGTGGTCCTGCTGGTCAAGTTCTGCGAACCGCATTACTTCGCCTATCCCCGCATCAAGGCGGCCTTCGAACGCAACGACGTGCCGCACCTCATGATCGAGACCGAGCACGATGGCGTCGCGATGGAAAACGTGCGGACGAAGGTCGAGTCCTTCGTCGAGATGATCAAGGTACAGCGCGCTGCAAGAGCCGTCGCAGCCTGA